In Bifidobacteriaceae bacterium, the sequence CAGAGAGCGAGGCAAGATATGCGTCTTCCGCCTCCGCGAGCGCATCCTGCTCCGCCTCGGAGAGCGAGTCGACATACGCGTCCCCAGTCGGGTAATTCGCAGCCTCAGCCGGGAACACCGGGATGTACTCGCGCAGAAGCGACCACTCGAGTTCATCCGAAAATGAGTCCTCGTCCGTGTCGATCTGCGGGGCCCCGGGGTCCCAGCTTCGGTAGATTCGCATGGCTGCGCGTCCTGCGTGCCCGGCTCAGGTCAGCGCTTCTTGGCAGCGGCAGCAGTCGCGGCAACCACCGCAACGCCGGCGTCCGCAGCGTCCTTGACGCCGCCTTCGGCGGCATCCACGCGCTTGGCGCCTTGGGCCAGCACGTCGGTCTCGAGCGCGGGCGGAACATAAGTCGCGATCCCGGCAATCAAGCGCACGCCGCGCCCGCTTTTGTTCGCGACCACCAGGTCGCGGTCCAGTACGTATTTCGCCATCATCTTTCTCCTGTTAGCCCCGCGGGGTTGCCCCCGCGGGAATGGCATCAGCCGGTGACTTCGTTTGCGCGACCAGGCACCACGAACAGAACGGTGAGCGACGTCTTCCCCGCGGTCGCGGCGGTCGTGCCGGACGTGACCTTCAAGTAGAGCGTCGCGTCATCGCCGAGCGAGACGCCCGGGAGCAGCGCCTGGCCGCCGGCCTGAATAGCCGTGCCGATGGCGGTGCCCGAGGCGTCGGAGGCCAGCGTGAGGATCGTGGAACCCGCGCCGGAGCCGCCACCGACCGTAAACGGGGTGTCAGCAGCGGCGGCGTAGCCGATGATCCGCGCGAGATGCGGCAGCTTGGCAATCGGCGCGACGAAGTTCGCACTGGCGGTCTTCAAGTCGTGCGTGCCGCCGGCGACATCCTTGATGATGTCGTCGTAGCGCAGCGTGAGCGTGAGGGCCTCGACGTGCTGCGAGGCGCCTACGGGTTTAAATGTGCGAGCCATGGTTACGCTCCTTTTGTAGCGACATAAACGGAGACAACGCCGTGGTCTTCGGACTGTCCGTTCGTATAACGATTCGGAAACAGGGGCTTTTTGAAGCCGATGATCCGACCCGCGCTGATGCCCTTGCGGCGGTCATAGTCGAACTTCTTCTCGCACCAATTGACCGAATCCAGGTCGGCGAATGCCAGGGCCTGCGCGCCGCAGAACAGCAACTGCGCGCCGTCGATATTGCCCGTGGAGCCATACTTGCTGCCCGCTGGGGCGCGGATGGTGCTCGGGGCCCAGCGATGCTCATGAACGTAGATGCCATCGACGGGCAGGATGCCGCCGGAGAACAGCTTGTTCTTGTCGCCCCGCTGCGCAGCGTGCGTCACCGCCTGCATGTACGCCGGGTCAAGCTTCAAATCCGCAAGGACGAACGGGGGGACGTACAGGTGGTACAGGTCCTCGCCATTCGGTCCGCGCACGGGCTTGATGTAATTGGAATGCGCCCAGGCTTTGAGCCGGACGATCATGTTCCAGGTGATGGTGTCGGTAGCGACCACGTCGCCGGAGACCCCGCCGACCACCAGCGCGCCATCAGAGTCCGCGGTGTTCTTTGCCCACCGAATCCGCCGACGTTCCGTCGGAGGAGACACGTCCTGGGCGAAATCGAGCAGGTGAAGCTCGGTCACGACATCCGGGTCGCCGATGGGGCGCTCCGAGCCGTCCGGACGGTACTTGTAATCGATGCCGGCCAGCGTCAGGAACGCGAGCTGATCGATACGATCTGAGAGCCAGTACTCCAGGGCGTCGCGGGCTTGCACACGGAAATTGACGATCGTTCTTTGATCGTCCATCACCCCTTTGTTGATGTGCGCGGCCGCGAGTTGGTCGATGGTGATGTACTGGGCGACGCTGGTGAGCGCGGATTCGCGACCTTCCAGGTTGCGGTCTCCCGCCACGCCGTCGTTTTCGCCATCAGGCACGAGCGTAATCGCAGCGCGAGCGCCCTTGCCATTGACCGTGAGTTCTTTGACGTGCTGAACCACGCTGTTGGCGCTTGTGCCCAACACTGTGTTCAGCCAGCTTTTATTGCGCGCGTTCTTCCAAAGGACGCGGTTCCAGTTCGTGATTTGTTCGGGCTGGAGCTCCCCGAATTTAGTAAAGGCCATTGTCGGCTCCTATCAATTAAAACCACCCGACTCACATGAGCCGAGATTGATCTGTCATTGACGCCGACAAAGGCGGAAACACGCATAACGCAGCGCGAAGGGCGAACGCCAGAGTTCACACTGGCATCCCCACTATACAACCCAAAATGGGACAAGTCAACGTAGAAACGCGAATTTTGACGAAGAATTGCGAATGATGCTATGATTTAGAACAAATGAGACAAAAATCCATCCTCCTCGACCAGCAACAGGCGTTTGTAGACGCACTGTCGGCGGGGTTTAGCGTGGCCGCGTCCTCGAAAGAAGCCGGGTTCAGCCAGGCCACCGGCTACAAGCTCTTAAACGTGGCCGAGGTGCAAGCGAAGCTCGACGCCGCGCGCTACGACCTGCGCGAGGTCTCCGGGCTGCGCCGGGTCGACATGGCCGCGGTCGCCCTGGAGGCGATCGACATGGCCCGCACGCTCTCAGACCCCCAGGCGATGCTCGCCGGGGTCAAAATCTTGAACGACATGCTGGGCTACAAGGAACCGGACAAGCTCGAAGTCGCGCTCACGGTCTCGGAGAACCGGGTGCAGGCCCGGCTCCAGCAGATGTCGGACGCCGAACTGCACCGCATCATGCGCGGGGACTACACCCCGTTGGAATCGGACGTCATCGACGCCGAAGAAGTCCCCAATGGCTGACTTCGGGGATATCACCCTCGGCGACATCCTGCGCGCTCGCGCCGAGGAAGAGGCCGCGCGCCTGGCCGCGGAGGCCGAGGCGGAGGCAGAAGCGGAAGCTGCGGATGCCGAGGCCGCGGCCGTGGCGGCAGCGCTGGCGCCGGAGCCGGAGCCGCCCCCGCTGCCAGCCCCCGCCGCGCCGATCCCCACCGACCCCGAGTCCTGGGCCCCGCGCAAGAAGACCCGCAAGAACAAGAAGCGGGAGGCCGAGGCCGCGCCCGAGGGCGAGTACAAGGCCCCGGAGTACATCCCGCCGACGGACCCCCGGCAAGAACTGGCCGCCCGGACGCTCTGCCGCCGCCGGCTCCTCCCGTTTGTCCAGCGCTTCCGGCCCGCGTACCTGGCCGGGTGGGTGCATGACGACATCTGCCGCCGTCTGGAGCGCTTCCTGGAGCGCGTCGAAGCGGGGCACTCGCCCCGGCTCCTGCTGCTCTGTCCGCCGCGCTCCGGCAAGTCCGAACTCTCCAGCCGCCACTTCCCCGCGTGGGTCCTGGGCAAGCACCCCGATTGGGAGCTGATCGCCGCGTCCCACTCCCTCACGCTCTCCCGCAGTTTCTCGCGCTACATGCGCGATCTCATCCGCGACCCCGCGTACAACTCCGTGTTCCCGGACGCAGTGCTCGACCCGAGCAGCCAATCGATTGAGAACTGGAACATGACGGCGGGCGGGGGGTATCTGGCTGCGTCTAATGGCAGTGGCATAACGGGACGCGGATGTCATATTCTGGTGCTTGACGATCTTCTCGCAGACATGGAGGCCGCGGACTCCCCGGTCCAGCGCGACGCCCTGTTCGAGTGGTACCTCTCCACCGCCTACACCCGGCTTGCGCCGGGGGGCGGGGTCCTGGGGCTGATGACGCACTGGCACGAAGACGACTGGGCCGGGCGCATCATCGCCGCAGCCGAAGCCGGGGGCGACAAGTTCGAGGTCGTGCGCTACCCCGCGATCAATGAAGCGGGCGATGAGTACATCATGCCGGATGACAGCATCCAGCAGATCACCCCCGGCTTGCCCGTCCCGGAGGGCGCGCGGCTGACCCGACGCCGCGGCACGGCCATCCACCCGGAGCGCTACTCCACGGAAATGATGCTGGCGATCCGCAACAACATGATCCACGGCGGGCAAAAACGCGTCTGGGACGCGCTTTTCCAGCAGAACCCACTCCCGGACGAGGGCATCTACTTCAATAAAGGCATGATCCGGGACTACGGCGCCGCGCCGGCCAGGGACGATCTCTTTATCTATCAGGCGTGGGACTTCGCCATCACCCTCGACACCGCCAACGACTACACGGTCGGTGTCACGATCGGCCAAGACCCCTCGGACAACCTCTACGTCCTCGACCTCATGCGTTTCCGCAGTGACGACGGGTCCTTCATCATCGGGACCATACTGGACTTCGCACAGAAGTGGAACGCGGGCGTCCTGGGCGTTGAGGACGGCCACATCTGGAAGTCCCTCATGTTCCAGTTCACGAAGGAGTGCAAGGCGCGCCGCTACTACCCGAACCACGAGGTCCTGCGCCCCTTGACTGACAAGCTCGTGCGCGCCAACGCCCTCCGGGGCCGGATGCAGCAGGGGAAAGTGTACTTCCCAGAAGAAGCCCCATGGCGCGACGAACTCATCCGGGAACTGCTCCATTTCCCCAGCGGGCAGCACGACGACCAAGTCGATGCCCTGGCCCACAGCGTGCGGCTGACGCTCACGCGCTCCGCCCCCCGCATCCGCGACCCGCAGATCAAGAAGCAAAAAAGCTGGATCGACCTCGTGCGCCGCGCAACCCACACAACCCGGGACCACATGGCCTCATGAATACCAAACCCATCAAGGCCAGCGACAAACGCGTCGTGAGCGGCCAGGGCGACATCAACCAACTCGCCCCCTTCAAGTACCCCTGGGCCTGGGAGTTCTTCCTGACGGCCAACCGCAACCACTGGGCCCCCACGGAGATCAACATGGGCCAGGACCTGCACGACTACCGCCACCGACTCACCCCGGCGGAACGACACCTGTTCGAGAACGTGCTGGCCTACCTCACCACCTCCGACATCCTCGCCATGCGGAACATCGGCCTGGCCGTCATGGAGAAGATGACCGCCCCGGAGCTCCAAATCTACCAGGCCCGGCAGGTCTACGAGGAGGCGCTGCACACCTGGACCTACCAGCACTGCATCGAGACTTTGAACCTGGAACAAGGGGAAATCTACAACCGCTACCGGGTCGTGCCCGCCATCCAGGGGAAGATCGCGCTTGCCAACCGGCGGCTGGAAAAAATCCTGCGCTCGGACCTGGACCTGACCGACCGGGCGACGCTGCATGAATTCGCCCTCTCCTACCTCTTTTTCGCCGGCATCTTCGAGGGCTGCTGGTTCTATAACGGCTTCTCCCCCATCTTCGCCCTGCAACGCCGGGGCCTCATGAAGGGCACGGCGGAACAGTTCCAGTACATCATGCGCGATGAGGTGCTGCACTGCGCCTTTGGTCTGCGCGTCATCCGCGAGCTGATGAACGAGGAGAACCTGACCCTGGACCCCCGGGCTGTAGCCGAGCTCTGGGAAGAAGCCGACGCCGCCGAGGACGCCTACGCCCGCTATATCCTGAAAGACCCGATCCTGGGCTACTCCGCGGACCTGCATATCGGCCAGTTCCGCTTCGTTGCCAACCGCCGCGCCGGCCAACTGGGGCTGGACACGCCGTTCCCCGGCGCGCAGTCCGTGCTGCCGTGGCTGGACGAACAGGCGAATTTGCGAAAAGAGAAGAACTTCCTGGAGACCCGCGTTGCGGAGTACCAGACAGGCGGGAGCCTGGAATGGGAGTGAGCTTACGCCACGCGGGCCTGGTCCCGGTAGAACGCGGCCAGCGCCTCAGCGGAGGGCCTGGGGACCGGGGTGTGCCCCCGCTCCCAGGCCTCCACCAGCGCCACCACGTACTCAAACCGAGCGCGCGCCTCCGGGGCGACCTGGTCTTCGGGCAGGTCCATCGCGGCCCGGATCAGTGCCAAGGCCGCTTCGTACTCGGTTTCGGACCGAAGGTAATTTGTCATCATGCCCCTATTTTAACAGGAAACAGAGCGCTTCCCCTTGACATTCGTAATTCTTCGTGTAAATTCGAGGAATGAAGAATTCCGACGTGGCATACGCAGAAGCCCAGTGGGAGCGGTATACATACTGCCGGAACCGTGGGCACCTCAAGTTCATCGAAAACGCTGAACGGTGCGATCAGTTCGCCCTCGGGCAGCAGTGGAAAGAGGAAACCGCGCACAAGCTCATCGCCTCGGGCCGACCCGTCCTGACGCTCAACAAAATCCTCCCCACGACAATGACCATGCTCGGGGAGCAAATCCAAAACCGCACGGACATCCTCTTTAGGCCCCGCGCCGGGGCCTCGTCCGATACCGCGGACGCGCTCACCAAGGTCTTCTCGCAAATCGCCCAGACCAACCAGCTCCAATGGCGGCGGTCTGACCTCTTCCTGGAGGGCATCGTCCGGGGCCGCGCGTTCTACGACGTGCGCATCGACTTCAACGACGCAATGCAAGGCGAAGTCCGCATCACCAATCTGAACGCCAAGAACGTTCTGATCGACCCGGACGCGTCGAGCTATGACCCCGACGAGTGGAGCGACGTCTTCATCACAAGCTGGATGACATGGCCCGACATCGCCATGCTCTACGGCGAGCAACACGCCAAGGCCCTGCGCGGCGGCATCGGCAGCGACCTGCCCATCTTCGGGCACGACAGCGTCTTTGAACACACCGACAGGTTCGGAGGAGACTTCTCAAACCTCGGCGATGTCCCCGAAGGCACCAAGGACGACGGCACCTACCGATCTATCCGCGTCCTCGAACGCCAATGGCGCAAGTACGCGAAGACCGAGCACTTCGTCGACCTCACAACGGGGGACCTGCGGCAAGTGCCAGAGAACTGGGACCGCGAGCGCATCGCGGCCTACCTGGACCGGCAGCAGGGGAACGTGGCAGTCATTGACAAAAAAATCAAACGCTTGCGCTGGACCGTGACGGCTGGCCCCGTGGTCCTGCATGACGACTGGAGCCCCTACCGCCATTTCACCGTCGTGCCGTTCTTCCCGTTCTTCTTGTACGGGCGCTCGGTCGGGGTCGTCGAGAACCTGATCTCCGCCCAGGAACTCTTGAACAAGGCTGCGAGCCAGGAACTTCACATCATCAACTCGACCGCAAACTCCGGCTGGGTCGTCAAAGAGGGCTCACTAACCAACATGACGGTCGAAGAACTGGAAATGCGCGGGGCCGAGACCGGCCTCATCCTCGAGTTCAACAGCGACGTCCCGCCGCAAAAGATCCACGCCAACGCCATCCCATCCGGCCTGGACCGCGTAACCTATAAAGCGGAGGAGTACATCAAGTCGATCTCCAACGTCTCGGACAGCATGCAGGGGTTCGACCGGGAGGACGTCGCGGCCAAGGCCATCGCCCTAAAGCAGCAGCGCGGCTCGGCCAACCTCACCAAACTCTTCGATAACCTCGAGCGCACCGACTTCTTGCTCGCCAGTCGGGTCCTGACCCTGATCCAGAGCTACTACACCGAGCCGCGGCTCCTCAATATCACCCACGACGGGCTGGACCGGGCCGTCGAAGAAGTGCAGGTCAACCAGCCGGACGAAGCCACGGGCGCGATCATCAACGACCTCACCCTCGGCGAGTTCGACATCATTACGGCCTCCGCCCCGGCCCGCCAAGCCCTGGAAGACAGCCAGTTCGAGCAGGCTGTCTCGCTCAAGCAACTGGGCATCAACATCCCCGACGCCACGCTCATCGAGAACAGCCGGCTCATGCGCCGCGCCGATCTCATCAAGCAGATGGAAGCGTCGTCCCAGTCCCCGGAAGCCCAGGCGCAGCGCGAAATGCAGCAGCGCGGGGCCGCGGCGGAAGTTGCGGTCAAAGAGGCCCAGGCCCAAAAGACCCAGGTCGAGGCGCAGGTCCTGGCCTCCACCGGCGGGCAGCCGGCCGGGCCCGCAGGCCCGGACCCCGAGCTGGCCCGCGAGGAAATGGATATCAAGATCGCCCGCTTGAAGCTTGACGCCCAGCGGCAGGCAGCGGACGTTGAACTTGAACGCCAGCGCATGGAACACTCCCTGCTCGCCGGGAGCGAGAAACTCACCCGGGAGCAGGAGATGAAAGAGCAAGAGCTTGCGGTCAAGGCCGCGAGCGAGGCCGCAAAGGCCCAAACCGCGGCCCAGGGCCAGGAAGAAAGCGCGGCGAAAGAGCGGCTCGCACGCTTGCGCGAAGCCGAAGACCCGGACGCAACGACCCCCTGAATTAACCCACCCTCCTAGAAGGAGTATCAAATGACTGACGACGACACCAGCGCCGATCTCGATTTCGGGAACGATGCCACTGACGAACTGGACCAGATTGAGACCGGCGACGCGGACCCCGCGGACGAAGGCCCCGGCGCTGACCCCGCGGACGAGGGGCCCGGCTCTGAGGCCGCGGACGAAGGCGCAGACGACGACACCAGCGCTGCGGACGACGACGCCGGGGGCAAGAAGGACGACAACCTGATCCCGCGCCCGCGCTTCAACGAGGCCGTCCAGAAGGAACGGGCCGCGCGGCAAGCCGCAGAGACCCGCGCCCGGGAACTGGAAGCCAAGCTTCTGGAGGGCCAGACGCATCAGGTCGAGCAGACCCACCTCGAGGAAGTGCTGCGCGCCCAGAAGGCCGCCGAAGACGCCTACACCAAGGCGCTGGAAGATGGCGCGCCGTCCGACGAAGCCGCGCGCCTATTCCGGGTCATGCGGGACGTCGATGCGTACCGCGCCCGCGCAGAAGCCCAGTTCATCGCCCGCGAGCAGTCCATGGGCCTGATCGAAGCCGCCCGGCTCGATGAAGTCGTGACGACCATTGAGACCACGTACCCGGCATTCGACCAGAACTCCGACGCATACGATGAGATGCTGACCAAGCTGGTCTCCGCGGAGTATGAGACGCGCCTCAACCAGGGCATCGCGCCCTCTCGGGCGATGCGCCAGGCCGCGGACGCTGTGGCGGGTCGCTTTCTTAAAGGTGCTTCGGGTGCCTCGGGCGCGGCCGCGGGAAAGACAAAGGCCGAGGACACAGACACGGAGTCCAAAGGCGCCAAGACCGCCTCCGCGCGCAAAAAAGAAGCCATCGCGCGCAATGTGGCGACGGCCAACCGGCAGCCGCCCACGCAAGCAGGCGTCGGGGCGAATTCCGACGCCGCGGGACGGCGTGCCGGGGCCGCGGTCTCGGAAGCGGACCTGGACAAGCTCACCGCCGACGAGCTTGAAGAAGCCCTGGGGAACGCATGAACGCCAACATCGTCATCGCCGGGTTCGTCGGCCTCGTTGCCGGAACTTCGATCGCCGCCTGGGAACTCTTGAAGTGGCTGGTGCGCCTCGCGCTGTGAGCGCGCGCTGACAACTGGATGCCATAAAGAAGGGCGGCGCGGTTCCGCCCTTTTCTTTTTATTGAGTACAAAGGAGTATTGTATGTGCACACAAAGTTTTCCTCAACTTGAGGAAAACCCCGCGATACCCGGGGTAGCTGGGCCCCTCGGCCTGAGGAAGTTGCCACGGGCGCAGCCCACGGGCGTAGCCACTGCGCGCAAAGCGCTGATTTTGCAACGTCTCCCCCTAAAAGGGGAACGCCCCACCCGGCTTCCTCCAATGGAGGATTTCGAAATAATCAACAACTTAGGGCCCGTCACCGCGCCATTCCGAGTTTTCGCCAAAACTGGCGAAAACTCAGGCGTGCCCCCGAGTTTTTTCCAGAGTCGGAAAAAACCTCAAAGTCCATCCCACGAAGGAGCATTCCATGAGTAACACAGATGTCGTACCAAACAGTTTTATCTTCGAGGACCACCAAGTCCGCGTCGTCACGGACGAGTCCGGAGAATCCTGGTTCAACGCCAATGACGTTTGCGAGATTTTGGGCTACGCGAACCCATCGAAGACACTGCCGGATCATGTCGATGGGGATGACCTAACGAAACGTGAGGTCATCGACACCCTAGGTAGGACGCAGCAAGCGAACCATGTCAACGAGTCCGGGCTGTACTCCCTGATCCTCGGCTCGTCCAAACCGGAAGCCAAGCGACTCAAGAAATGGGTCACGTCCGAGGTCCTCCCGTCCATCCGAAAGACCGGCGGATACGTCGTCAGGAAAGCCGGCGTCGATGCCCTCGTGACCGCGATTGTGAACCTCGGCAACTTCGTTGCGACGGTCCCAGGCGTGGAACCGGGGATCGCCGCCGCTGCAACGCTCAACTGCGTCCGCACCAATACGGGCATCCAGATCGAGGACCTGCGGGTTGCGCTTCCAGCCCTCACCGGGCCGGACACCTCTCTCAACGCGACGAAAGTTGGCGAGGCCCTCGCACTGGGCGAAGGCCGCCGGGCCGCGGTGCTCGCCAACCGGCTCCTGGCCGACGCTGGCTTACAGTTCAAGAACCCGCGCGGGGAATGGGAACTGTCCAGCGAGGGCACCCGGTTTGCGTCCGCGCGGCCCTACAGCAACAAACACAGCGGCTACCAGATTCTCTGGAAGCCGGAAGTCGCCGGGCTCTTGCGCGAACACCTCAGCGCGGAGGAAACGCAGGCGAAGGGGGCCGAAGCATGAACATCGAACATCTGCTCGCCGTACTGGGCACCTGGACGGTGGTGATCCTGACTGCGTGCGGGGTGTACGTCGTGTCGAATCTTATCGGCTACGCCCTATGGCGGCGCATCCTGTCCCTCGCCAACACCATCGACCGCCACGCAGCAGTCGTCGAATGGACCAAAAACCACCCTGAACGCGCCGCGCGCACCTGCAAGCGGCAAGATCGCATCGACCGTATAGACGGAGAATGAAATGACATACCACAACAGCAGCACGACCATTGACATCAAGTGCAGCCCCGACGAGCTCGCCGGGGTCATTGACGCGCTCCGGCGCGCTGGGCTCTTCGACGAGGTGAGCGAGGGCGCGCCGTACCTGCCCCAAGCCGTCGTCCCGGCGGCAGTCCGGGGACCGAGGTGGCACGACAGCGTGATGGACCGCGTCCTTCTTACCACACTCATAACGGCCGTGATCACGCTGTCGATCTGCTCGACGTGGAT encodes:
- a CDS encoding ribonucleotide-diphosphate reductase subunit beta, with protein sequence MNTKPIKASDKRVVSGQGDINQLAPFKYPWAWEFFLTANRNHWAPTEINMGQDLHDYRHRLTPAERHLFENVLAYLTTSDILAMRNIGLAVMEKMTAPELQIYQARQVYEEALHTWTYQHCIETLNLEQGEIYNRYRVVPAIQGKIALANRRLEKILRSDLDLTDRATLHEFALSYLFFAGIFEGCWFYNGFSPIFALQRRGLMKGTAEQFQYIMRDEVLHCAFGLRVIRELMNEENLTLDPRAVAELWEEADAAEDAYARYILKDPILGYSADLHIGQFRFVANRRAGQLGLDTPFPGAQSVLPWLDEQANLRKEKNFLETRVAEYQTGGSLEWE
- a CDS encoding DUF4043 family protein translates to MAFTKFGELQPEQITNWNRVLWKNARNKSWLNTVLGTSANSVVQHVKELTVNGKGARAAITLVPDGENDGVAGDRNLEGRESALTSVAQYITIDQLAAAHINKGVMDDQRTIVNFRVQARDALEYWLSDRIDQLAFLTLAGIDYKYRPDGSERPIGDPDVVTELHLLDFAQDVSPPTERRRIRWAKNTADSDGALVVGGVSGDVVATDTITWNMIVRLKAWAHSNYIKPVRGPNGEDLYHLYVPPFVLADLKLDPAYMQAVTHAAQRGDKNKLFSGGILPVDGIYVHEHRWAPSTIRAPAGSKYGSTGNIDGAQLLFCGAQALAFADLDSVNWCEKKFDYDRRKGISAGRIIGFKKPLFPNRYTNGQSEDHGVVSVYVATKGA
- a CDS encoding Bro-N domain-containing protein — protein: MSNTDVVPNSFIFEDHQVRVVTDESGESWFNANDVCEILGYANPSKTLPDHVDGDDLTKREVIDTLGRTQQANHVNESGLYSLILGSSKPEAKRLKKWVTSEVLPSIRKTGGYVVRKAGVDALVTAIVNLGNFVATVPGVEPGIAAAATLNCVRTNTGIQIEDLRVALPALTGPDTSLNATKVGEALALGEGRRAAVLANRLLADAGLQFKNPRGEWELSSEGTRFASARPYSNKHSGYQILWKPEVAGLLREHLSAEETQAKGAEA
- the terL gene encoding phage terminase large subunit, giving the protein MADFGDITLGDILRARAEEEAARLAAEAEAEAEAEAADAEAAAVAAALAPEPEPPPLPAPAAPIPTDPESWAPRKKTRKNKKREAEAAPEGEYKAPEYIPPTDPRQELAARTLCRRRLLPFVQRFRPAYLAGWVHDDICRRLERFLERVEAGHSPRLLLLCPPRSGKSELSSRHFPAWVLGKHPDWELIAASHSLTLSRSFSRYMRDLIRDPAYNSVFPDAVLDPSSQSIENWNMTAGGGYLAASNGSGITGRGCHILVLDDLLADMEAADSPVQRDALFEWYLSTAYTRLAPGGGVLGLMTHWHEDDWAGRIIAAAEAGGDKFEVVRYPAINEAGDEYIMPDDSIQQITPGLPVPEGARLTRRRGTAIHPERYSTEMMLAIRNNMIHGGQKRVWDALFQQNPLPDEGIYFNKGMIRDYGAAPARDDLFIYQAWDFAITLDTANDYTVGVTIGQDPSDNLYVLDLMRFRSDDGSFIIGTILDFAQKWNAGVLGVEDGHIWKSLMFQFTKECKARRYYPNHEVLRPLTDKLVRANALRGRMQQGKVYFPEEAPWRDELIRELLHFPSGQHDDQVDALAHSVRLTLTRSAPRIRDPQIKKQKSWIDLVRRATHTTRDHMAS